In one window of Posidoniimonas corsicana DNA:
- a CDS encoding tyrosine-type recombinase/integrase has protein sequence MKAWIFQEARQKAKLGEKKCPWYVGWYDARGKKRQKRVGPKSTAREYARKLEGESAAGLLQSHQRIKWVVFVEQFDRDHLATLEPTSRFQYKLSLDQFQEIVAPLYLDQVTAAAVDEFRAKRLKNGREPATVNKDLRHVRCALNKAKKWGLIPQKVEVELLREPERDPEFVSDGDFALLYGACNTMKQPHDRHYTAEQWWQALLVFAYMTGWRIRQILALEKANVDLEAGVAFVEAARTKGKRDARVELHPVVVQHLRPLMGFDAAVFRWPLAERGLWTHFASLKQEAGVEIPGAFHRLRFGFANANVDSLPEDVLQHLMLHKDRQTTRRYINLAKRMQRQGTAEKLHVPAVLAAQA, from the coding sequence ATGAAAGCGTGGATATTCCAGGAGGCCAGGCAGAAGGCCAAGCTTGGCGAGAAGAAGTGCCCGTGGTACGTCGGCTGGTACGACGCACGCGGCAAGAAGCGTCAGAAGAGGGTAGGGCCGAAGTCCACGGCCCGAGAGTACGCCCGTAAGCTCGAGGGCGAGTCCGCCGCGGGGCTCCTCCAGAGTCACCAGCGGATCAAGTGGGTTGTGTTCGTTGAGCAGTTCGACCGCGACCACCTGGCGACGCTGGAGCCAACGTCTCGATTCCAGTACAAGCTTTCGCTGGATCAATTCCAGGAGATCGTTGCGCCGCTGTACCTGGACCAGGTTACAGCCGCCGCGGTTGACGAGTTCCGCGCGAAGCGACTCAAGAACGGCCGGGAGCCCGCGACGGTCAACAAGGACCTTCGGCACGTTCGCTGTGCCTTGAACAAGGCGAAGAAGTGGGGGTTGATCCCCCAGAAGGTCGAGGTCGAGCTCCTCAGGGAGCCTGAACGGGACCCCGAGTTCGTGTCCGATGGAGACTTCGCGCTTCTGTACGGCGCCTGCAACACGATGAAGCAGCCCCACGATCGGCACTACACTGCCGAGCAGTGGTGGCAGGCGCTCCTGGTGTTCGCGTACATGACCGGTTGGCGAATCCGGCAGATACTGGCCCTCGAGAAGGCGAACGTCGATCTGGAGGCCGGTGTGGCGTTCGTAGAGGCTGCCCGGACGAAGGGTAAGCGAGACGCCCGGGTCGAGCTCCACCCCGTTGTAGTGCAGCACCTGCGCCCCCTGATGGGCTTTGACGCCGCTGTCTTCCGGTGGCCGCTCGCCGAGCGTGGCCTCTGGACCCACTTTGCCAGCCTGAAACAGGAGGCCGGGGTCGAGATCCCGGGAGCCTTCCACCGCCTCCGGTTTGGATTCGCCAACGCCAACGTCGACAGCCTGCCCGAGGACGTCCTGCAGCACCTGATGCTTCACAAGGACCGCCAGACTACTCGGCGGTACATCAACCTCGCGAAGCGGATGCAGCGGCAAGGGACCGCCGAGAAACTCCACGTTCCAGCGGTCCTGGCGGCGCAGGCGTAG
- a CDS encoding tetratricopeptide repeat protein: MKGRNWLPVVLCAVGAIAIAVLVVAVLVESYWTAALAGVTLVATWAIWHFRPETRYARAAVGVLGLWSVSQIGGVLAFALKTPEDVEANVGVAGVLTLAGSPGVSASLIGLAGLTYLLDYLTRERPFDSLAGNAAARSGDSVTSVTAAETIISGSVGHIGDINATNSTVNVTNVVNKMNSDAASATGGSDAFDAEITLAAEKNTTAPDTAIDRLEGIRTRSWTALTDRQRFRVEANLGHAHRIKGDSSKALHHFLAAASEDPTHENCDLLLGIGYLELDQQPQALEHAKRAVDRSPLNTDARMLLIQASPPDETEEELLKDCPKHLRTDLHIRAAIGTHAMVRGDLPHAIEIFREVLAKEPSLEVVKENLARSLISLAGGVVGTRQPKQDPALAEATRYCNELLSSPNHKSDQAKASFYTLRAIANELSGEIVDAGQDHQRAEDLAPSHSGFAFHHGRYLTQYHDDVNGAIDRLRASVEAEGVLENTALYADMLIQRGDGSDRDTAAQVLEAALGRGVRFRSQRCNLVSLLCQALAAKGSLDDALTKAAEYIDSLGEAVVESIKADALHEAGEVERAKESIRKAADLLRSDCDEQERVEVASVCHRCGEDKLAIQLFEDVDLPQQSLNTVGIAIEAARRSGDDRFILGACSALRSAGWEVESLYRLEINTLERIAATDDALEVIEEGLLRFSSTGFLKKLRLQKLLIAIRDDRKELYAINVADLPGVAEVDPRVGQEVVFALQHSGHRMPAIEYAYDLLRRFFDDPSVNGTYLDAVGFPNGVPPFPACSEVIMGTGVELKSSNSDETVIWILEDCEVPPPSVDRNELGESDSRSQLLLGRKVGDSVSLSSMAPGLSAYTVTWIAPKCEARIKLLLNSMYDRFGDRSRFFPVTIPRDAKPEEIFERLKSATQGVGDKREHDRALYRETPVISVASFAKITNANLIEVANNFCDDTTMPFRCCRGDDGEWEPALKTLGERSDILVDSVALTTMKSFGVHRMVSLPNHRFHVLRASVDHFRDHSLQCERRGAAQEKSLCDDLLAWIDSECEMHDSRAILDVADPQVEEWIRIFGDDGVAAIALSSRNDWTLWTDDLSVARLAVEKFSFENRVWTEIVAGFASAECDGVAYWGEDLQVSLIDAGYQHCRLVPKTIVRSAEQSDWDCVSRPFSQVATWLSLPGVPAEGITTILAAALPALWKAAPSTPQARGLSRAAFAEVAKHPHGEAMLKILKQILNNAFGLNVVGSHECDQLLSSLIKAVGRRNLPPPGAGGFILPD; encoded by the coding sequence ATGAAGGGCCGAAACTGGCTGCCGGTGGTGCTGTGCGCTGTGGGCGCGATCGCAATTGCGGTGCTTGTGGTCGCAGTGTTGGTCGAGAGCTATTGGACTGCTGCTCTAGCTGGCGTGACCCTGGTCGCAACGTGGGCCATTTGGCATTTCAGGCCTGAAACGAGGTACGCCCGTGCCGCAGTAGGCGTACTTGGGCTGTGGTCAGTTTCCCAGATTGGGGGTGTGCTGGCCTTCGCCCTCAAGACTCCCGAAGACGTCGAGGCCAACGTCGGCGTCGCGGGAGTATTGACTTTGGCAGGCAGCCCTGGTGTTTCTGCATCGCTTATTGGCCTCGCGGGTTTGACCTACCTGCTGGACTATCTGACGCGAGAACGCCCGTTTGACTCGTTGGCGGGCAACGCTGCAGCACGATCAGGTGACAGCGTTACCTCCGTCACTGCTGCCGAGACGATCATAAGCGGCTCCGTCGGTCACATCGGAGACATAAACGCTACAAACTCAACGGTGAACGTGACCAACGTCGTCAACAAGATGAACTCTGACGCGGCCAGTGCGACAGGAGGATCCGATGCCTTTGATGCGGAGATAACGCTCGCCGCTGAAAAGAATACGACTGCGCCAGACACTGCGATCGACAGACTAGAAGGCATCCGCACTAGGTCCTGGACCGCCCTCACTGATCGACAGCGGTTTCGCGTCGAGGCGAATTTGGGACACGCACACAGAATCAAGGGGGACAGCTCCAAGGCCCTTCACCATTTCCTAGCGGCTGCAAGCGAAGATCCAACTCACGAGAACTGTGACTTGCTGCTGGGAATCGGGTACCTGGAATTGGATCAACAGCCTCAAGCGCTAGAGCACGCAAAGAGAGCAGTGGATCGATCGCCGCTCAACACTGATGCGAGAATGCTTCTTATTCAGGCAAGCCCTCCGGACGAGACTGAAGAAGAGTTGCTGAAGGACTGCCCCAAGCATCTGCGTACCGACCTGCATATTCGGGCCGCGATTGGGACGCACGCGATGGTGCGTGGCGACCTTCCGCATGCCATAGAGATATTTCGAGAGGTCTTGGCGAAAGAGCCATCGCTCGAAGTCGTCAAGGAGAATCTCGCTAGGAGCCTCATCTCATTGGCTGGTGGAGTTGTAGGCACCAGACAACCCAAGCAAGATCCCGCGCTAGCGGAAGCGACCCGGTATTGCAACGAGTTGCTCAGCTCTCCCAACCATAAGAGCGATCAGGCCAAGGCATCGTTCTATACACTTCGGGCGATCGCGAACGAGCTATCGGGGGAGATCGTGGACGCCGGGCAAGACCACCAGCGCGCAGAGGACCTTGCACCATCCCACTCTGGATTCGCGTTTCATCATGGGAGATATCTAACGCAGTATCACGACGACGTTAATGGCGCCATTGATCGGCTGAGAGCGTCGGTCGAGGCAGAAGGCGTCCTCGAAAACACTGCGCTGTACGCCGACATGCTAATACAGCGTGGCGACGGAAGCGATAGGGATACCGCGGCGCAAGTCTTAGAGGCCGCGCTTGGTCGCGGAGTCCGCTTTCGATCTCAGCGGTGCAATCTTGTTAGCCTTCTATGCCAGGCGTTGGCAGCGAAGGGATCGCTCGACGACGCCCTCACGAAGGCGGCTGAGTACATAGACAGCCTCGGTGAAGCCGTTGTAGAGTCGATTAAGGCTGACGCATTGCACGAGGCCGGAGAGGTTGAGCGTGCTAAGGAGAGCATCCGAAAAGCGGCCGACCTCCTGCGCAGTGATTGTGACGAGCAAGAACGTGTGGAAGTCGCATCCGTATGCCACCGTTGCGGTGAAGATAAGCTGGCCATTCAGCTATTCGAGGACGTCGATCTCCCGCAGCAGTCTTTGAATACAGTTGGCATAGCAATCGAAGCGGCTCGTAGGTCAGGAGACGACCGGTTCATTCTTGGAGCTTGCTCGGCTCTCCGTTCAGCAGGGTGGGAAGTCGAATCGCTCTATCGTCTGGAGATCAATACCCTCGAGCGCATTGCGGCAACTGATGACGCGCTCGAAGTCATCGAGGAGGGGCTGTTAAGGTTTTCTAGCACTGGCTTTTTGAAGAAGCTTCGGCTTCAGAAACTGTTGATTGCGATTCGCGATGACAGAAAAGAACTCTATGCCATTAACGTAGCTGACCTGCCCGGGGTGGCCGAGGTCGATCCCCGTGTTGGGCAAGAGGTTGTCTTTGCGCTCCAGCATTCCGGTCATCGTATGCCGGCCATTGAGTACGCGTACGACCTCCTTCGCAGGTTCTTCGACGATCCCTCCGTGAATGGAACCTACCTCGATGCTGTCGGGTTTCCAAACGGCGTGCCGCCCTTCCCGGCGTGCAGTGAAGTCATCATGGGAACGGGCGTTGAGCTCAAGTCGAGCAATAGCGATGAAACCGTCATCTGGATCCTAGAGGACTGCGAAGTTCCTCCACCAAGCGTAGACAGGAATGAACTCGGAGAATCTGATTCGAGATCTCAGCTGCTCCTCGGTAGGAAGGTGGGGGACTCGGTCTCACTCAGCAGTATGGCACCAGGTCTTAGTGCCTATACCGTTACTTGGATCGCGCCAAAGTGCGAGGCGAGGATCAAGCTGCTACTCAATTCGATGTACGACAGGTTTGGGGACCGGTCTCGTTTCTTCCCCGTCACGATTCCTCGAGACGCTAAGCCTGAGGAGATTTTTGAGCGGCTGAAAAGTGCGACTCAAGGTGTGGGTGATAAGCGAGAGCACGACCGAGCTCTCTATCGAGAAACTCCGGTCATCTCCGTCGCTTCCTTCGCGAAGATTACCAATGCGAATCTCATAGAGGTTGCGAACAACTTCTGCGATGACACGACCATGCCGTTTCGGTGTTGCCGTGGAGACGACGGCGAATGGGAGCCGGCTCTTAAGACGCTGGGTGAGCGCAGCGACATCCTTGTCGATAGCGTGGCCCTTACTACGATGAAGAGTTTTGGCGTTCATCGCATGGTAAGCCTACCCAACCATCGGTTTCACGTACTGCGGGCGTCAGTCGACCACTTCCGCGACCACAGCCTACAGTGTGAAAGGCGGGGCGCGGCCCAGGAGAAGTCATTGTGCGACGACCTACTTGCGTGGATAGACAGTGAATGTGAAATGCACGACTCGAGGGCCATTTTGGATGTTGCCGACCCACAAGTTGAGGAGTGGATCCGCATCTTTGGCGACGACGGCGTCGCTGCAATTGCATTGAGCAGCCGCAACGACTGGACGCTCTGGACCGACGACTTATCGGTAGCTCGACTTGCGGTCGAGAAGTTCAGCTTTGAGAATCGAGTTTGGACCGAGATCGTCGCCGGATTCGCATCAGCCGAATGCGATGGCGTAGCTTATTGGGGGGAAGACCTGCAAGTTAGCCTCATCGACGCCGGCTACCAACACTGCAGGCTTGTCCCCAAGACGATAGTTAGATCCGCTGAGCAATCGGATTGGGATTGCGTCAGCAGACCGTTCAGTCAGGTAGCGACCTGGTTGTCTTTGCCAGGCGTCCCAGCCGAGGGAATCACGACCATCCTTGCGGCAGCGCTTCCTGCGTTGTGGAAGGCAGCGCCGTCAACACCACAGGCACGCGGCCTGTCTCGGGCTGCGTTTGCGGAAGTCGCCAAGCATCCCCATGGTGAGGCTATGCTCAAGATCCTGAAGCAAATACTTAATAACGCATTCGGGCTCAACGTAGTCGGGTCGCATGAATGCGATCAACTACTCTCGAGTTTGATCAAAGCTGTTGGGAGACGTAACCTTCCGCCTCCTGGAGCCGGAGGATTCATTCTGCCCGACTGA
- a CDS encoding phage/plasmid primase, P4 family codes for MTSLSANANGSVNGILNATGDLRKLTPAHLQELAASGISEETAEAAGIYSEHERIKLALMMGWKSWPQKYGAALVFPYRDLEGNVLFSRVKPERPPQRNGKTAKYLQPRGVKSHAYFPPGVAERFAENKVDVWVTEGEKKALCASQNGLPTIGLSGVWNWQPKGKVSQLLPELNAIEWRGRKVFIAFDSDAVEKSNVLAAEQMLASAMQARGAVVKVARIPGGPDGAKWGLDDMIVALGSDAITQLINDATDPEEVDPGSLKTDASDMDAAIEADAIVREMTEDGVSRLRFWHGTWWLWKAGCYTPRRDDEVRAEIVNRLNHDFMGVKPAHVNEVLEHLRAKTILSSATEAPAWLVGADGDPDPGQCVALRNGLLSLPTLFGGGESLRPATPRLLATAACDYDFQLDAPRPDAWLAFLQSVWGDDQSSIAALQELMGYLLTADTSQQKIFLLIGPTRSGKGAIARVIHRLVGKGNTCGPTLAGMATNFGLASLIGKSVAVISDARLSGRTDQSVVLERLLSISGEDTLSIDVKFKEAIQAKLPTRLVILSNELPRLADASSAITGRFLVLRMTKSFLGKEDRGLDAKLASELPSIFLWACEGWRRLNERGYFQQPDSALELLSEMRDLASPTAAFVSEQCEVGAGFQIPVKELYGAWCTWCRSQGRDHTETAQMFGRNLQAAVPGVIVRQPRINGAKVRAYEGIKLCGQY; via the coding sequence GTGACGTCACTTTCCGCCAACGCGAACGGTTCCGTAAACGGTATCCTCAACGCCACCGGCGACCTGCGCAAGCTGACTCCGGCCCACCTGCAGGAACTTGCCGCCTCCGGCATCTCTGAAGAGACGGCCGAGGCGGCTGGGATCTACAGCGAGCATGAGCGGATCAAGCTCGCCCTAATGATGGGCTGGAAGAGCTGGCCGCAGAAGTACGGCGCCGCTCTCGTGTTTCCCTACCGGGACCTCGAGGGGAACGTCTTGTTCAGCCGCGTGAAGCCAGAACGGCCGCCCCAGCGCAACGGCAAAACCGCCAAGTACCTCCAGCCCCGCGGTGTGAAGTCTCACGCCTACTTCCCACCCGGAGTGGCCGAGAGGTTCGCCGAGAACAAGGTCGACGTCTGGGTTACCGAGGGCGAGAAGAAGGCCCTTTGCGCGAGCCAGAACGGCCTGCCGACGATCGGGTTATCTGGAGTGTGGAACTGGCAGCCTAAAGGCAAGGTGAGCCAGTTGCTGCCAGAGCTCAACGCCATCGAGTGGCGCGGGCGGAAAGTGTTCATCGCGTTCGACAGCGACGCCGTCGAGAAGAGCAACGTCCTGGCGGCCGAGCAGATGCTCGCCTCGGCGATGCAGGCCCGCGGTGCGGTTGTGAAGGTCGCTCGCATCCCGGGCGGCCCTGACGGGGCCAAATGGGGCCTGGATGACATGATCGTCGCGCTGGGGTCGGACGCGATCACGCAGCTCATCAACGACGCCACCGACCCTGAAGAGGTCGACCCGGGTTCGCTGAAGACCGACGCGTCCGATATGGATGCGGCGATCGAGGCGGACGCCATTGTGCGGGAGATGACCGAGGATGGGGTCAGCCGGCTCCGCTTCTGGCACGGCACGTGGTGGCTCTGGAAGGCTGGCTGCTACACCCCGCGCCGGGACGATGAGGTCCGGGCCGAGATTGTGAACCGGCTCAATCACGATTTCATGGGGGTGAAGCCCGCGCACGTCAACGAAGTGCTCGAGCACCTCCGCGCGAAGACGATCCTGTCGTCGGCAACCGAGGCCCCAGCTTGGCTGGTGGGCGCCGACGGGGATCCTGACCCGGGGCAGTGCGTAGCCCTTCGCAACGGCCTGCTGAGCTTGCCGACATTGTTCGGGGGCGGCGAGAGCCTCCGGCCCGCTACGCCTCGGCTGCTGGCTACGGCGGCCTGCGACTACGATTTTCAACTCGACGCCCCCCGCCCAGACGCGTGGCTCGCCTTCCTGCAGTCCGTGTGGGGCGACGATCAGAGCAGCATCGCGGCCCTGCAGGAGCTCATGGGGTACCTGCTCACAGCGGACACCAGCCAGCAGAAGATCTTCCTGCTGATTGGACCCACCCGGTCCGGCAAGGGCGCCATCGCGCGGGTGATTCACCGCCTAGTGGGCAAGGGCAACACCTGTGGCCCCACGCTGGCCGGTATGGCCACCAACTTCGGCTTGGCGTCCTTGATCGGCAAGAGCGTGGCGGTGATCTCAGACGCCCGCCTGAGCGGCCGCACGGATCAATCGGTGGTCCTGGAGCGGTTGCTGAGCATCTCAGGCGAAGACACGCTCAGCATCGACGTCAAGTTCAAGGAGGCCATCCAAGCGAAGCTGCCCACCCGCTTGGTCATCCTGTCGAACGAGCTCCCACGCCTCGCAGACGCGTCCAGCGCAATCACGGGGCGGTTCCTGGTGCTCAGGATGACCAAGTCGTTCCTTGGCAAGGAAGATCGCGGGCTTGACGCCAAGCTGGCCTCAGAGCTCCCCAGCATCTTCCTGTGGGCCTGCGAGGGCTGGAGGCGGCTGAACGAGCGTGGCTACTTCCAGCAGCCGGACTCGGCGTTGGAGCTGCTGAGCGAGATGAGGGACTTAGCGTCGCCCACAGCAGCGTTCGTGAGTGAGCAATGCGAGGTCGGGGCAGGTTTTCAGATTCCGGTTAAGGAGCTGTACGGCGCGTGGTGCACTTGGTGCCGCTCGCAAGGGCGCGACCACACGGAGACGGCGCAGATGTTTGGCCGGAACCTTCAGGCGGCGGTTCCGGGGGTTATTGTCCGGCAGCCACGCATAAACGGTGCGAAGGTAAGGGCTTACGAAGGAATCAAGCTCTGTGGTCAGTACTGA
- a CDS encoding CRTAC1 family protein: MKPQQSTEAARDEPLDEQDDAVIAVALKWSLVCLVGIAAIGTLAFAMSQRSEPVVVTESELSTVEVREAPVDSPPQVAFTDVSDQLGDGFVHRNAAAGAKLLPEMMGGGCAFLDFDADGDQDLLLVNSLSRWPWDGPEDGQSPAGATLLENDGSGRFTDVTDGSGFEEPMYGMGVATGDYDNDGLVDVFLSAVGRDRLLHNEGGGRFRDVTEEAGVGGGDGDWGTGCGWYDYDNDGDLDLFVCNYLKWTREFDESQNFQLIGGGRAYGRPQNFEGVFPFLYRNDGGGRFTEVAESAGLHVRNTATKVPVAKSLGLTFVDADEDGWIDVIVANDTVQNFLFHNQRDGTFRETAIDAGIAFDMNGAARGAMGIDVARFRDDGALGIAIGNFSNEMTALYVSYKGEMQFMDEAVSTGLGPSSRLELSFGLFFFDYDLDGRLDIFTANGHIEDEINRVQPSQHYEQAPHLFWNCGSQHDTEFVTVDASLAGEDLFAPMVGRGAAFADIDADGDLDLVVTAIGGPARLVRNDQQLGHDWLRFRLTGDSSNRDAIGAWVRVELADRVIERQVMPTRSYLSQVELPVTFGLGADPEVKSISVRWPDGSQQDVEYTGLNRTYDVLQQSADAQ; the protein is encoded by the coding sequence ATGAAGCCCCAGCAATCGACAGAGGCGGCGCGCGACGAGCCGCTAGACGAACAGGACGACGCGGTCATCGCCGTGGCGCTCAAGTGGTCGTTGGTGTGCCTGGTCGGGATCGCCGCGATCGGAACGCTGGCGTTCGCGATGAGCCAGCGGAGCGAGCCGGTCGTCGTGACCGAGAGCGAGCTCTCCACGGTCGAGGTCCGTGAGGCGCCGGTCGACAGCCCGCCGCAGGTCGCGTTCACGGACGTGTCCGACCAGCTGGGCGACGGCTTCGTGCACCGCAACGCCGCCGCCGGCGCCAAGCTCCTGCCCGAGATGATGGGCGGCGGCTGCGCGTTCCTCGACTTCGACGCCGACGGCGACCAGGACCTGCTGCTGGTCAACAGCCTCAGCCGCTGGCCCTGGGACGGGCCGGAGGACGGTCAGTCGCCCGCCGGCGCCACGCTGCTGGAGAACGACGGCTCCGGACGCTTCACCGACGTCACCGATGGCTCGGGCTTCGAGGAGCCAATGTACGGCATGGGGGTCGCCACCGGCGACTACGACAACGACGGCCTGGTCGACGTGTTCCTCAGCGCCGTTGGCCGCGACCGGCTGCTGCACAACGAGGGCGGCGGCCGGTTCCGCGACGTCACCGAGGAAGCCGGTGTCGGCGGAGGCGACGGCGACTGGGGGACCGGCTGCGGTTGGTACGACTACGACAACGACGGCGACCTCGACCTGTTTGTCTGCAACTACCTCAAGTGGACCCGCGAGTTCGACGAGTCGCAGAACTTCCAGCTGATCGGCGGCGGCCGCGCCTACGGACGGCCGCAGAACTTTGAGGGCGTGTTCCCGTTCCTCTACCGCAACGACGGCGGCGGCCGCTTCACCGAGGTCGCCGAGTCCGCCGGCCTGCACGTGCGGAACACGGCCACCAAAGTGCCGGTCGCCAAGTCGCTCGGCCTGACGTTTGTCGACGCGGACGAGGACGGCTGGATCGACGTGATCGTGGCCAACGACACCGTGCAGAACTTCTTGTTCCACAACCAGCGTGACGGCACGTTCCGAGAGACCGCCATCGACGCCGGCATCGCCTTCGACATGAACGGCGCCGCCCGCGGCGCGATGGGGATCGACGTCGCGCGGTTCCGCGACGACGGCGCGCTCGGGATCGCGATCGGCAACTTCTCGAACGAGATGACCGCGCTGTACGTCTCGTACAAGGGTGAGATGCAGTTTATGGACGAGGCGGTCTCCACCGGCCTCGGGCCGAGCTCACGATTGGAGCTCAGCTTCGGGCTGTTCTTCTTCGACTACGACCTCGATGGCCGGCTCGACATCTTCACCGCCAACGGGCATATCGAGGACGAGATCAACCGCGTTCAGCCGAGCCAGCACTACGAGCAGGCCCCTCACTTGTTCTGGAACTGCGGCTCGCAGCATGACACCGAGTTCGTCACCGTTGACGCGTCGCTCGCCGGCGAGGACCTGTTTGCGCCGATGGTCGGCCGCGGCGCCGCGTTCGCCGACATCGACGCCGATGGTGATCTCGACCTGGTGGTGACCGCCATCGGCGGACCGGCGCGTCTGGTCCGCAACGACCAACAGCTCGGCCACGACTGGCTCCGGTTCCGCCTGACCGGCGACAGCAGCAACCGTGACGCCATCGGCGCGTGGGTGCGGGTGGAACTGGCCGACCGTGTGATCGAGCGGCAGGTGATGCCGACCCGCAGCTACCTGTCGCAGGTTGAGCTGCCGGTCACGTTCGGCCTCGGCGCCGACCCCGAGGTGAAGTCGATCAGTGTCCGCTGGCCCGACGGGTCGCAGCAGGACGTCGAGTACACGGGCCTTAACCGTACCTATGACGTGCTGCAGCAATCAGCCGACGCGCAGTAG